In a single window of the Desulfobacterales bacterium genome:
- a CDS encoding cation diffusion facilitator family transporter: MQEVEPATETDSDTRARVIRKVTWVGLFVNLGLAGIKFAAGILGRSQALVADAIHSLTDLTTDAAVIAGSHYWDRPPDDDHPYGHKRLETLVTVFIGVMLAVAGIGIGWKAISTLHQKSVIPPGWIALLAVLVSIVCKEVIYRWTARTGNRIKSAALAANAWHHRTDALSSLPVLIAVAGAKIFPTWSFLDRVGAAVVSIFILHAAAKIIWPALAELIDAGAPADTRKKIRQVAHENDNVLQVHNIRTRYISTSIQVDLHIVIEGSLTVRQGHDIADDVRNRIVKGIPDILDVTVHVDPPEKALQEMDLH; this comes from the coding sequence GATACCAGGGCACGAGTCATTCGTAAGGTTACCTGGGTAGGACTGTTCGTCAATTTAGGTCTTGCCGGCATTAAATTTGCTGCCGGTATATTGGGAAGAAGTCAGGCCCTGGTGGCGGATGCCATCCACAGTCTTACGGATTTGACAACCGATGCCGCTGTGATTGCGGGCTCGCATTACTGGGACCGCCCACCCGATGACGATCATCCATATGGCCACAAGCGACTGGAAACCCTGGTGACCGTATTTATCGGTGTCATGCTTGCGGTGGCAGGGATTGGTATCGGATGGAAGGCCATCTCCACCTTGCATCAAAAAAGCGTTATCCCCCCGGGCTGGATCGCCCTCCTGGCCGTATTGGTGTCCATTGTTTGCAAGGAGGTCATTTACCGCTGGACGGCCCGAACCGGCAATCGAATCAAAAGCGCGGCTCTGGCTGCCAATGCCTGGCACCATCGAACAGATGCGCTGAGTTCGCTGCCGGTTTTAATTGCCGTTGCGGGTGCTAAAATTTTCCCAACCTGGTCGTTTCTTGATCGCGTGGGCGCGGCGGTGGTCTCTATTTTTATTCTGCATGCTGCTGCAAAAATCATCTGGCCGGCGCTGGCCGAACTGATTGATGCCGGTGCGCCGGCTGATACGCGCAAAAAAATACGTCAGGTTGCCCATGAAAATGACAATGTTTTGCAGGTGCATAACATCAGAACCCGCTATATCAGCACCAGTATTCAGGTGGATCTGCATATTGTCATCGAAGGCTCACTGACCGTTCGGCAGGGTCATGATATTGCCGATGACGTCAGGAATCGAATCGTAAAAGGCATACCGGATATATTGGATGTCACTGTTCATGTGGACCCACCGGAAAAAGCGCTTCAGGAAATGGACTTGCATTGA
- the gspF gene encoding type II secretion system inner membrane protein GspF: protein MPVFEYTALDAKGKMTSGIIDADGARAARQKLRANGIFPVDVKEAQEKPEKKTERVTDLSRYLRRVKPSEIAIMTRQLSTLITAGFPLVSAIDALVPQTKSHQLKTVLAQVKDAIVEGQSFAQALSQYPKIFSELFVNMVRAGETSGTLEIVLERLADITEKQQDLTNRIQTALAYPIFMCVIGTIVLFVLLTYIVPSITSIFLDMGQTLPTPTRILIFLSGFFKSFWWVILIAIFGAAIALHRAKKTEKGRYAYDKTVLAMPGFGVLAKKLAVARFTRTLGSLLENGVSMLIALDIVKNIAGNVLLSNAIQNAAQEVGKGQALWAALNEAQVFPQLSIQMIQVGEQSGELEGMLNKIADVFEKEVENTIMRLTSYLEPVMILVMGCIVGFIVLSICLPIFEMNTLIK, encoded by the coding sequence ATGCCCGTTTTTGAATACACCGCCCTGGATGCCAAAGGCAAAATGACATCCGGCATCATCGATGCGGACGGTGCCCGTGCTGCTCGACAAAAGTTAAGGGCCAACGGCATCTTTCCGGTTGATGTCAAAGAAGCCCAGGAAAAACCGGAAAAAAAGACCGAACGGGTGACCGATCTATCGCGCTACCTGCGGCGGGTTAAGCCGTCTGAAATTGCGATTATGACGCGACAGCTGTCCACCTTGATCACAGCCGGTTTTCCGTTGGTCTCCGCCATTGACGCCCTTGTGCCCCAGACCAAATCCCACCAACTCAAAACCGTCTTGGCACAGGTCAAGGATGCCATTGTCGAGGGACAGAGTTTTGCGCAGGCCTTGTCGCAATATCCTAAGATCTTTTCAGAGCTTTTTGTGAATATGGTGCGTGCCGGGGAGACGTCTGGCACGCTGGAAATTGTACTCGAGCGATTGGCTGATATTACTGAAAAGCAGCAGGATTTGACCAATCGGATTCAGACCGCCCTGGCATACCCGATATTTATGTGCGTGATCGGAACGATCGTTTTGTTTGTACTCTTAACTTACATTGTTCCTAGCATCACCTCTATATTTTTGGATATGGGCCAGACATTGCCAACACCGACCCGCATATTAATCTTCTTAAGTGGTTTTTTTAAATCATTTTGGTGGGTTATCCTGATCGCCATCTTTGGCGCAGCCATTGCTTTGCACCGCGCAAAAAAGACGGAAAAAGGGCGTTATGCCTACGATAAAACCGTGCTGGCAATGCCCGGATTTGGTGTTTTGGCAAAAAAACTGGCTGTGGCCCGTTTTACGCGCACCCTGGGCTCATTGCTTGAAAACGGTGTCTCCATGTTAATCGCGTTGGACATTGTCAAAAATATTGCCGGCAATGTGCTGCTTTCCAATGCCATTCAAAATGCGGCGCAGGAAGTCGGTAAGGGCCAAGCTTTGTGGGCGGCTTTGAATGAAGCTCAAGTTTTTCCACAATTGTCAATTCAAATGATTCAGGTGGGCGAACAAAGCGGCGAATTGGAAGGGATGCTCAATAAAATCGCTGATGTTTTTGAAAAAGAAGTCGAAAATACGATCATGCGCCTGACATCTTATCTGGAGCCAGTCATGATTCTGGTAATGGGCTGTATTGTCGGATTTATTGTGCTGTCGATTTGTTTGCCTATTTTTGAAATGAACACGCTCATCAAATAA
- the gspG gene encoding type II secretion system major pseudopilin GspG produces the protein MRTISSNDNRGFTLIELMVVVIILGILALYVGPKIMGEPDKAKRVKAQLDIATFETALKMYKLDNGIYPSTDQGLQALVEKPETGTIPPKWREGGYLEKRKVPKDPWGNEFVYIAPGVNGDYDLISYGKDGVPGGEGEDNRDVNNWELE, from the coding sequence ATGAGGACCATATCTAGCAATGACAACCGGGGGTTTACGTTAATTGAATTAATGGTTGTTGTCATCATATTGGGCATCCTGGCGCTTTATGTAGGCCCCAAAATAATGGGAGAACCCGATAAAGCCAAGCGTGTTAAGGCCCAATTGGATATTGCCACCTTTGAGACGGCTTTAAAAATGTACAAGCTCGATAATGGCATTTACCCGTCAACCGATCAGGGGCTTCAGGCGCTGGTCGAAAAGCCAGAAACCGGCACAATTCCCCCGAAATGGCGCGAAGGCGGATATCTTGAGAAACGCAAGGTGCCCAAAGATCCCTGGGGAAACGAATTCGTGTATATTGCACCGGGTGTAAACGGCGACTATGATTTGATCTCCTATGGCAAAGACGGCGTCCCTGGCGGCGAGGGGGAGGATAATAGGGACGTTAATAACTGGGAACTCGAGTAG
- a CDS encoding prepilin-type N-terminal cleavage/methylation domain-containing protein, with the protein MRSIALRKELNQRNGPRTTCNGQLSGFTLMELIVVMALLGIMLVFSVPRLHKTFFLDESKASSRWIIGKIQASKEAAVRNQMQYTLHFDLDTDHYWETDESMPATDQEEAAIHTQPLPDGLKIADIEFPIRGKVSSGRTDISFYKNGTSDKALIHVQDGDNFVTYLIEPFLSEVTRYETYAGFDN; encoded by the coding sequence ATGCGCTCAATAGCTTTGAGAAAGGAATTGAATCAACGCAACGGACCACGGACGACCTGCAACGGACAGTTGAGTGGGTTTACATTAATGGAACTGATTGTGGTCATGGCGCTGCTGGGCATCATGCTCGTGTTTAGCGTCCCCCGCCTGCATAAAACCTTCTTTTTGGACGAAAGCAAGGCCAGTTCCCGATGGATCATCGGTAAAATCCAGGCATCAAAGGAAGCGGCGGTCCGAAACCAGATGCAATATACGCTGCATTTCGATCTGGATACCGACCATTACTGGGAAACCGATGAATCAATGCCGGCCACGGATCAAGAAGAGGCCGCCATTCATACCCAGCCGCTTCCGGACGGCCTTAAAATTGCAGATATCGAATTTCCCATACGCGGAAAAGTCAGCTCCGGTCGGACTGATATTAGCTTTTACAAAAACGGCACCTCGGATAAGGCCCTGATTCACGTGCAAGACGGCGATAATTTCGTGACGTATCTTATCGAGCCTTTTCTTTCAGAGGTGACGCGCTATGAGACTTACGCCGGTTTTGACAATTAG